Proteins encoded by one window of Enterococcus saccharolyticus subsp. saccharolyticus:
- the hslU gene encoding ATP-dependent protease ATPase subunit HslU, with product MMNQNISPKEIVTELDQYIVGQQAAKKSVAVALRNRYRRLQLDEKMQQEVTPKNILMIGQTGVGKTEIARRLAKIVQAPFVKVEATKFTEVGYVGRDVESMVRDLVENAIQIVQKEQYTRVRIQAEKKANRRLAKVLVPGIKKEQKQSTNPYEQMMSMFNTMQQPEEPKEELTDEIRVNRQSIFDQLERGALDSREVTIEIDEPKTQAPMMNNGLEQMGIDLNETLGALKPRKKVERTVTVKEARELLIQEESSKLVNDADINSEALRLAESSGIIFIDEIDKVTSKSQQSGEVSREGVQRDILPIVEGSQVNTKYGALQTDHILFIASGAFHLSKPSDLIPELQGRFPIRVELDDLTAEDFVKILKEPNNALVKQYVALLGTENVQVTFTLEAIERIAAIAFQVNRDTDNIGARRLHTILEKLLEDLLFEASDMQMAEITITEAYVDEKLADIAKDEDLSRYIL from the coding sequence ATGATGAATCAAAATATTTCACCAAAAGAAATTGTTACTGAGTTAGACCAGTATATCGTCGGACAACAAGCTGCTAAGAAATCAGTAGCTGTTGCATTGCGTAACCGTTATCGTCGTTTGCAATTGGATGAAAAAATGCAACAAGAAGTGACACCAAAAAACATTTTAATGATCGGACAAACAGGTGTTGGTAAAACAGAAATTGCCCGTCGCTTAGCCAAAATTGTCCAAGCCCCATTTGTGAAAGTTGAAGCAACTAAATTTACCGAAGTTGGTTACGTTGGCCGTGATGTAGAGTCGATGGTTCGAGATTTAGTCGAAAATGCGATTCAAATCGTCCAAAAAGAACAATACACTCGTGTACGCATTCAAGCGGAGAAAAAAGCCAATCGTCGTTTAGCAAAAGTTTTAGTTCCAGGAATTAAAAAAGAGCAAAAACAATCTACTAATCCATATGAACAAATGATGAGCATGTTTAATACGATGCAACAACCAGAAGAACCAAAAGAAGAATTAACTGATGAAATTCGCGTCAATCGCCAATCAATTTTTGACCAATTAGAACGTGGTGCTTTGGATTCCCGCGAAGTAACGATTGAAATTGATGAACCAAAAACACAAGCCCCAATGATGAATAATGGCTTGGAACAAATGGGGATTGATTTAAACGAAACATTAGGTGCGTTAAAGCCACGGAAAAAAGTTGAACGTACGGTTACTGTCAAAGAAGCCCGTGAATTATTAATTCAAGAAGAATCGTCTAAATTAGTCAATGATGCGGACATTAACAGTGAAGCTTTACGCTTAGCTGAATCAAGTGGAATTATCTTTATTGATGAGATTGATAAAGTGACATCTAAATCACAACAATCAGGAGAAGTTTCTCGTGAAGGTGTGCAACGTGATATTTTACCAATTGTTGAGGGGTCTCAAGTGAATACAAAATATGGTGCGTTACAAACAGATCATATTTTGTTCATTGCCTCAGGTGCTTTCCATTTATCGAAACCAAGTGATTTAATTCCAGAATTACAAGGACGCTTCCCAATCCGCGTGGAATTAGATGATTTAACAGCCGAAGATTTCGTTAAAATCTTAAAAGAACCAAACAATGCCTTGGTGAAACAATATGTCGCATTATTGGGTACCGAAAATGTCCAAGTCACGTTTACGTTAGAAGCAATTGAACGTATTGCTGCAATTGCCTTCCAAGTGAATCGTGATACAGATAACATCGGCGCGCGTCGTCTACACACTATTTTGGAAAAACTTCTAGAAGATCTTCTTTTTGAAGCTTCTGATATGCAAATGGCTGAAATTACAATTACAGAAGCATATGTTGATGAAAAATTAGCAGATATTGCCAAAGATGAAGATTTAAGTCGTTATATTTTATAA